A window from Cryptomeria japonica chromosome 1, Sugi_1.0, whole genome shotgun sequence encodes these proteins:
- the LOC131036288 gene encoding uncharacterized protein LOC131036288 isoform X2: MADFKEAVEKVLLPLQLSLGLFLIMKTTPLWAVIHCTLAYLLHCFRFPYTDYKQLHGCRGKGRVFKKVMSHATTAGGVSRLKKPKDTNNHREMSAKSENGRSMKVDYLGQSYLLQRMEGDKMQVNFEMEPKDGENMPKKGGPAYYYITEKMWETVQYVAKVAPLTVFVKNHKEIWEEVVTGDIMQFDEVLDSVILDNRSVIRLDHDYFLPVNLLLVEIKLTATLNFVAMFLKTQKHIHWLIPALMTFTAAVMGFSTTLRLSIDDYIATILCRALQWVCDLLPSMMRRRVYSWGSWVQHFRPSNDLQSKIVRGDISVLVAGGAKFHSKPTIELINFPDCSRVDEICSRGGPALFRCDSNSDSSSDSVYIEWIFENAQKCLLKSGRVASKEVWESLKPGHVELKEVRLSLKADNTDIESGDGDCSTKEIKFFTSDFHEAQKSLMVDDIHTPSLDIECSKEEAIKLFIFAAYMAELQSGSLKSYDSNSKNVHVRRFMESINTYVRSGYPPLHKLYLEGVVVRQKMPKFRLF; the protein is encoded by the coding sequence ATGGCTGATTTTAAGGAAGCTGTGGAGAAGGTGTTGCTGCCATTGCAACTTAGCCTTGGACTTTTTCTCATCATGAAGACGACGCCTCTTTGGGCGGTCATTCATTGCACCCTTGCCTACTTGCTCCACTGCTTCCGTTTCCCTTACACAGATTACAAACAGCTCCATGGATGTAGAGGTAAAGGTCGAGTCTTCAAAAAGGTGATGTCTCATGCCACCACAGCAGGAGGTGTGTCTAGATTAAAAAAGCCCAAGGATACTAACAATCATAGGGAGATGAGTGCAAAATCTGAGAATGGTAGGTCAATGAAAGTGGACTACCTGGGTCAGAGCTATTTACTGCAGCGAATGGAAGGAGACAAGATGCAAGTAAACTTTGAAATGGAGCCAAAGGATGGAGAGAATATGCCAAAGAAGGGTGGGCCGGCATATTATTACATCACAGAAAAAATGTGGGAAACTGTGCAGTACGTTGCAAAAGTGGCTCCACTGACCGTGTTTGTGAAGAACCATAAAGAAATATGGGAAGAAGTGGTCACGGGTGATATTATGCAGTTTGATGAAGTGCTGGATTCAGTGATATTGGACAACCGCTCGGTTATTCGTCTGGACCACGATTACTTTCTGCCAGTCAACTTGTTATTGGTGGAGATTAAGTTGACGGCTACTTTAAACTTTGTGGCTATGTTCCTAAAGACTCAAAAGCATATTCATTGGCTCATTCCTGCATTGATGACCTTTACAGCGGCAGTTATGGGGTTCAGTACAACACTGAGGCTGTCTATTGATGACTATATCGCTACAATCTTGTGCAGAGCACTACAGTGGGTGTGTGACCTACTGCCTTCGATGATGAGAAGGCGGGTGTACTCTTGGGGGAGCTGGGTGCAGCACTTTAGGCCCAGTAATGACTTACAATCAAAGATTGTTAGGGGCGACATATCCGTGCTCGTTGCTGGAGGTGCAAAATTTCATTCTAAACCTACGATTGAGCTTATAAACTTCCCTGACTGTTCGCGGGTAGATGAGATTTGCTCTAGAGGTGGCCCAGCTTTGTTCAGATGTGACTCAAATTCTGATTCAAGCAGTGACTCAGTTTATATTGAGTGGATCTTCGAGAATGCTCAGAAATGTTTGTTAAAATCCGGTCGTGTTGCATCAAAGGAGGTTTGGGAGTCTTTAAAACCTGGTCATGTTGAATTAAAGGAGGTTAGGTTGTCGTTAAAAGCGGATAATACTGATATCGAATCTGGTGATGGAGATTGCAGCACGAAGGAAATAAAATTCTTCACATCTGATTTTCACGAGGCACAGAAATCGTTAATGGTGGATGATATTCATACTCCATCACTGGATATCGAATGTAGCAAAGAGGAGGCCATAAAACTATTCATATTTGCTGCTTACATGGCAGAGCTACAGTCAGGTTCATTGAAATCTTATGACAGCAATTCTAAGAATGTGCATGTCCGCCGTTTCATGGAGTCGATCAACACCTATGTCAGAAGCGGCTATCCACCACTCCACAAATTATACTTGGAGGGTGTAGTTGTCCGTCAGAAGATGCCTAAATTTCGCTTGTTTTGA
- the LOC131036288 gene encoding uncharacterized protein LOC131036288 isoform X1, producing MYQEAEGEVAQNMADFKEAVEKVLLPLQLSLGLFLIMKTTPLWAVIHCTLAYLLHCFRFPYTDYKQLHGCRGKGRVFKKVMSHATTAGGVSRLKKPKDTNNHREMSAKSENGRSMKVDYLGQSYLLQRMEGDKMQVNFEMEPKDGENMPKKGGPAYYYITEKMWETVQYVAKVAPLTVFVKNHKEIWEEVVTGDIMQFDEVLDSVILDNRSVIRLDHDYFLPVNLLLVEIKLTATLNFVAMFLKTQKHIHWLIPALMTFTAAVMGFSTTLRLSIDDYIATILCRALQWVCDLLPSMMRRRVYSWGSWVQHFRPSNDLQSKIVRGDISVLVAGGAKFHSKPTIELINFPDCSRVDEICSRGGPALFRCDSNSDSSSDSVYIEWIFENAQKCLLKSGRVASKEVWESLKPGHVELKEVRLSLKADNTDIESGDGDCSTKEIKFFTSDFHEAQKSLMVDDIHTPSLDIECSKEEAIKLFIFAAYMAELQSGSLKSYDSNSKNVHVRRFMESINTYVRSGYPPLHKLYLEGVVVRQKMPKFRLF from the coding sequence ATGTATCAGGAGGCAGAAGGGGAAGTTGCACAAAATATGGCTGATTTTAAGGAAGCTGTGGAGAAGGTGTTGCTGCCATTGCAACTTAGCCTTGGACTTTTTCTCATCATGAAGACGACGCCTCTTTGGGCGGTCATTCATTGCACCCTTGCCTACTTGCTCCACTGCTTCCGTTTCCCTTACACAGATTACAAACAGCTCCATGGATGTAGAGGTAAAGGTCGAGTCTTCAAAAAGGTGATGTCTCATGCCACCACAGCAGGAGGTGTGTCTAGATTAAAAAAGCCCAAGGATACTAACAATCATAGGGAGATGAGTGCAAAATCTGAGAATGGTAGGTCAATGAAAGTGGACTACCTGGGTCAGAGCTATTTACTGCAGCGAATGGAAGGAGACAAGATGCAAGTAAACTTTGAAATGGAGCCAAAGGATGGAGAGAATATGCCAAAGAAGGGTGGGCCGGCATATTATTACATCACAGAAAAAATGTGGGAAACTGTGCAGTACGTTGCAAAAGTGGCTCCACTGACCGTGTTTGTGAAGAACCATAAAGAAATATGGGAAGAAGTGGTCACGGGTGATATTATGCAGTTTGATGAAGTGCTGGATTCAGTGATATTGGACAACCGCTCGGTTATTCGTCTGGACCACGATTACTTTCTGCCAGTCAACTTGTTATTGGTGGAGATTAAGTTGACGGCTACTTTAAACTTTGTGGCTATGTTCCTAAAGACTCAAAAGCATATTCATTGGCTCATTCCTGCATTGATGACCTTTACAGCGGCAGTTATGGGGTTCAGTACAACACTGAGGCTGTCTATTGATGACTATATCGCTACAATCTTGTGCAGAGCACTACAGTGGGTGTGTGACCTACTGCCTTCGATGATGAGAAGGCGGGTGTACTCTTGGGGGAGCTGGGTGCAGCACTTTAGGCCCAGTAATGACTTACAATCAAAGATTGTTAGGGGCGACATATCCGTGCTCGTTGCTGGAGGTGCAAAATTTCATTCTAAACCTACGATTGAGCTTATAAACTTCCCTGACTGTTCGCGGGTAGATGAGATTTGCTCTAGAGGTGGCCCAGCTTTGTTCAGATGTGACTCAAATTCTGATTCAAGCAGTGACTCAGTTTATATTGAGTGGATCTTCGAGAATGCTCAGAAATGTTTGTTAAAATCCGGTCGTGTTGCATCAAAGGAGGTTTGGGAGTCTTTAAAACCTGGTCATGTTGAATTAAAGGAGGTTAGGTTGTCGTTAAAAGCGGATAATACTGATATCGAATCTGGTGATGGAGATTGCAGCACGAAGGAAATAAAATTCTTCACATCTGATTTTCACGAGGCACAGAAATCGTTAATGGTGGATGATATTCATACTCCATCACTGGATATCGAATGTAGCAAAGAGGAGGCCATAAAACTATTCATATTTGCTGCTTACATGGCAGAGCTACAGTCAGGTTCATTGAAATCTTATGACAGCAATTCTAAGAATGTGCATGTCCGCCGTTTCATGGAGTCGATCAACACCTATGTCAGAAGCGGCTATCCACCACTCCACAAATTATACTTGGAGGGTGTAGTTGTCCGTCAGAAGATGCCTAAATTTCGCTTGTTTTGA
- the LOC131876371 gene encoding uncharacterized protein LOC131876371, which translates to MADFKEVVEKVLLPLQLILGLFLIMKTTPLWAVIHCTIAYLLNCFHIPCTDYKRLQKFEGRVFKKVISHATIAGDVSKVEKQRDANKSNNAGEIIVKSENGASVSVDYLGQSFVLQRIEGGKIELERKDGEKILKKDGEKIPTKDGRVYYITDKMWETVQYIAEVGKEIVFVKNYKEIWEEVVTGDIMEFEEVLDSVILDNRSVIRLDHDYFLPVNLMLIEFKLTVTLNFVALFLRTQKHIHWFIPALMTFTAAVMGFGTTLRLSIDDYIATILCRALQWVCDLLPLIMRRRVYYWGSWVQHFRPSNDLQSKIVRGDISVLIAGGAKFDSKSKIQPINFPECSADEICSGGGPALFRCSDSNSDSISDSVYIEWIFVKTQKCLLKAGRVASNKSLKPVDTSIVCGDGDSKTNVVIQFFTSGRADDSHTVSVDNDSSNAKESLMADDSHTASVDIDCCEAKESLMADDSHTASVDIDYCKTNRSSMADDSQTASVDIDCCKEKESLMADDIHTASVDIYCSKEEAMKLFIFAAYMAKLKSGSLKSYDRNSKTVNVRRFIESINAYVRSGYPPLHTLELKGVVVRPKMPKFRLF; encoded by the coding sequence ATGGCTGATTTTAAGGAAGTTGTGGAGAAGGTGTTGCTGCCATTGCAACTTATTCTTGGACTTTTTCTCATCATGAAGACGACGCCTCTATGGGCGGTCATTCATTGCACTATTGCCTACTTGCTCAACTGCTTCCATATCCCTTGCACAGATTATAAACGGCTCCAGAAATTTGAAGGTCGAGTCTTCAAAAAAGTGATCTCTCATGCCACCATAGCAGGAGATGTGTCCAAAGTGGAAAAGCAGAGggatgctaacaaatctaacaatGCTGGGGAGATAATTGTGAAATCTGAGAATGGTGCGTCAGTCTCAGTGGACTACCTGGGTCAGAGCTTTGTATTGCAGCGAATTGAAGGAGGCAAGATTGAACTAGAGCGAAAGGATGGAGAAAAGATTCTaaagaaggatggagaaaagattCCAACGAAGGATGGGCGTGTATATTACATCACAGATAAAATGTGGGAAACGGTGCAGTACATTGCAGAAGTTGGTAAAGAGATCGTGTTTGTGAAAAACTATAAGGAAATATGGGAAGAAGTGGTCACAGGCGATATCATGGAGTTTGAAGAAGTGCTGGATTCGGTCATATTGGACAACCGCTCGGTTATTCGTCTGGACCACGATTACTTTCTGCCAGTCAACTTAATGTTAATAGAGTTTAAGTTGACGGTGACTTTAAACTTTGTGGCTTTGTTCCTAAGGACTCAAAAACATATTCATTGGTTCATTCCTGCATTGATGACCTTTACAGCGGCAGTTATGGGGTTTGGTACAACACTGAGGCTGTCTATTGATGACTATATCGCTACAATCTTGTGCAGAGCACTACAGTGGGTATGTGACCTACTGCCTTTGATAATGAGAAGGCGGGTGTACTATTGGGGGAGCTGGGTGCAGCACTTCAGGCCCAGTAATGACTTACAATCAAAGATTGTTAGGGGCGACATATCCGTGCTCATTGCTGGGGGTGCAAAATTTGATTCTAAATCTAAGATTCAGCCTATAAACTTCCCTGAGTGTTCGGCAGATGAGATTTGCTCAGGAGGCGGCCCAGCTTTGTTCAGATGCAGTGACTCAAATTCTGATTCAATCAGTGACTCAGTTTATATTGAGTGGATCTTCGTCAAAACTCAGAAATGTTTATTAAAAGCCGGCCGTGTTGCATCGAACAAGTCATTGAAACCGGTTGATACTTCTATCGTATGTGGTGATGGAGATTCTAAGACGAATGTAGTTATACAATTCTTCACATCGGGAAGGGCAGATGATAGTCATACTGTATCAGTGGATAACGATTCTTCCAACGCAAAGGAATCGTTAATGGCAGATGATAGTCATACTGCATCAGTGGATATCGATTGTTGCGAGGCAAAAGAATCGTTAATGGCAGATGATAGTCATACCGCATCAGTGGATATCGATTATTGCAAGACAAACAGATCGTCAATGGCAGATGATAGTCAAACTGCATCAGTGGATATCGATTGTTGCAAGGAAAAGGAATCTTTGATGGCCGATGATATTCATACTGCATCAGTGGATATCTATTGTAGCAAAGAGGAGGCCATGAAACTATTCATATTTGCCGCTTACATGGCAAAGCTGAAGTCAGGTTCACTGAAATCTTATGACAGGAATTCTAAGACTGTGAATGTCCGCCGTTTCATAGAGTCGATCAACGCCTATGTCAGAAGCGGCTATCCACCACTCCACACATTAGAGTTGAAGGGTGTAGTTGTCCGTCCAAAGATGCCCAAATTTCGCTTATTTTGA